A single region of the Carassius auratus strain Wakin unplaced genomic scaffold, ASM336829v1 scaf_tig00216321, whole genome shotgun sequence genome encodes:
- the LOC113097499 gene encoding glycylpeptide N-tetradecanoyltransferase 1-like produces MADENETAPQPQKETEVEVDHGHCSNCENEEHHSDDGEKGDTGAKKKKKKPKKKNKDKSGVKDAAPDPLAKVNSLPADKLQEIQKAIELFSVGQGPAKTMEEATRRSYQFWDTQPVPKLGETVTSHGFIEPDKDSIREEPYSLPQGFTWDTLDLGNPAVLKELYTLLNENYVEDDDNMFRFDYSPEFLLWALRPPGWLHQWHCGVRVNSNQKLVGFISAIPANIRIYEIEKKMVEINFLCVHKKLRAKRVAPVLIREITRRVNLEGIFQAVYTAGVVLPKPVGTCRYWHRSLNPRKLIEVKFSHLSRNMTMQRTMKLYRLPEAPKTSGLRPMTVKDVPAVHRLLREYLSQFNLVPVMSPEEVQHWLLPQENIIDTFVVENSDGKLTDFLSFYTLPSTIMNHPVHRSLKAAYSFYNVHTTTPLLDLMGDALILAKSKGFDVFNALDLMENKTFLEKLKFGIGDGNLQYYLYNWKCPSMGSEKVGLVLQ; encoded by the exons ATGGCGGATGAGAATGAGACAGCACCGCAGCCGCAGAAAGAAACTGAGGTAGAAGTGGATCACGGACACTGCAGCAATTGTGAAAATGAAGAGCACCACTCTGATGACGG GGAGAAGGGCGACACAGGtgccaagaagaagaaaaagaaaccgaAGAAAAAGAACAAAGACAAGTCCGGAGTAAAAGATGCAGCACCGGATCCGCTGGCcaaa GTAAACTCCCTCCCTGCGGATAAGTTACAGGAGATCCAGAAGGCCATCGAGCTGTTTTCGGTGGGACAGGGTCCCGCTAAAACCATGGAGGAGGCCACGCGTCGCAGTTATCAGTTCTGGGACACTCAGCCTGTTCCTAAACTTG gagAGACTGTGACCTCACATGGCTTCATTGAGCCAGATAAAGACAGCATACGAGAGGAACCCTACAGCCTCCCGCAGGGCTTCACCTGGGACACTCTGGACCTGGGAAACCCTGCAGTG CTGAAAGAGCTGTACACTCTCCTGAATGAGAACTATGTggaggatgatgacaacatgttTCGTTTTGATTACTCCCCTGAATTTCTGCTCTG GGCTCTGCGTCCTCCAGGCTGGTTGCATCAGTGGCATTGTGGAGTGAGAGTGAACTCTAATCAGAAGCTGGTTGGCTTCATCAGCGCCATACCAGCCAACATCCGCATCTATGAAAT AGAGAAGAAGATGGTGGAGATTAACTTCCTTTGTGTGCATAAGAAACTTCGTGCGAAACGAGTGGCTCCGGTACTCATCAGGGAGATCACCAGACGGGTCAACCTGGAGGGCATCTTTCAGGCTGTGTACACCGCAGGTGTGGTGCTGCCCAAACCAGTGGGCACCTGCAG ATACTGGCACCGGTCCTTGAACCCACGAAAGCTGATTGAGGTGAAGTTCTCTCACCTGAGTCGAAACATGACTATGCAACGCACCATGAAGCTCTACCGTCTGCCAGAG GCTCCTAAGACTTCAGGCCTCAGGCCAATGACTGTAAAGGATGTGCCAGCAGTTCACCGCCTGCTGAGGGAATACCTGAGTCAGTTTAACCTGGTTCCTGTCATGAGCCCTGAGGAGGTCCAACACTGGCTGCTTCCTCAGGAGAACATCATTGACACCTTTGTAGTGGAG AATTCAGACGGGAAGTTGACTGACTTCCTGAGTTTCTACACGCTGCCATCCACCATCATGAACCATCCTGTGCATCGCAGTCTGAAGGCCGCGTACTCCTTCTATAATGTACACACCACCACCCCCCTGCTGGACCTGATGGGAGACGCTCTCATCCTCGCCAAGTCG AAAGGATTTGATGTCTTTAATGCACTGGACCTAATGGAGAACAAGACATTTTTGGAGAAGCTCAAGTTTGGCATTGGAGATGGAAACCTGCAGTATTACCTCTACAATTGGAAATGTCCCAGCATGGGGTCAGAAAAG